From the genome of Nocardia sp. NBC_01503, one region includes:
- a CDS encoding alpha/beta fold hydrolase, whose protein sequence is MAEFGSAAASRPPAIDGVRRSFVTARGVRFHVTEAGSAEGRPVLLLHGWPQHHYTYRDLLANPPAGLRIIAPDLPGYGWSGPAPHKWAKDDVASDLFALLDELGIDRVLLAGHDWGGFIGYRMILREPERFSGYLAMNMAHPWVPTSVVTRNLWRFLTYQPLIAIAGKPVQRRTGFLEWLISSAMTDRTAVTREVVRSFSERFRDPVCAQAATDTYRTFWLKEIPQAARNPERRRGTVPIHALFGLDDAAVHHSMADPASARADDYTFEGVSGCGHFIIDERPDLVRARLIELADRTE, encoded by the coding sequence ATGGCTGAATTCGGCAGTGCCGCCGCATCCCGACCACCCGCGATCGATGGGGTACGGCGGTCGTTCGTCACCGCTCGCGGAGTGCGATTCCATGTGACCGAGGCCGGGTCCGCGGAGGGGCGGCCGGTACTGCTGTTGCACGGCTGGCCGCAGCATCACTACACGTATCGGGATCTGCTGGCGAATCCGCCTGCGGGGCTGCGGATTATCGCACCGGATCTGCCCGGGTACGGCTGGTCCGGACCCGCACCGCACAAATGGGCCAAGGATGATGTGGCCTCGGATCTGTTCGCCCTGCTCGATGAGCTGGGTATCGACCGGGTATTGCTCGCCGGGCACGATTGGGGCGGGTTCATCGGATACCGCATGATCCTGCGCGAACCGGAGCGCTTCTCCGGCTACCTCGCCATGAATATGGCACACCCCTGGGTTCCCACATCCGTTGTCACACGCAATCTTTGGCGATTCCTGACCTATCAGCCACTGATCGCGATCGCGGGTAAACCGGTGCAGCGGCGCACCGGCTTCCTGGAGTGGCTGATCAGCAGCGCCATGACCGATCGCACCGCCGTCACCCGTGAGGTGGTGCGCAGCTTCTCCGAGCGCTTCCGCGATCCGGTCTGTGCGCAGGCGGCCACCGACACCTACCGAACCTTCTGGCTCAAAGAGATTCCGCAGGCCGCGCGCAATCCCGAACGCCGCCGCGGCACCGTCCCGATCCACGCCCTCTTCGGCCTCGACGACGCGGCGGTGCACCACTCCATGGCCGATCCCGCATCCGCGCGGGCCGACGACTACACCTTCGAAGGCGTCAGCGGCTGCGGACATTTCATCATCGACGAACGCCCCGACCTGGTCCGCGCCCGCCTGATCGAACTGGCCGACCGCACCGAATAA